GCCCCCGCTGAtgtgacaggaggcggagctcaggtggtgtattaatccattctcacactgctataaagaactgcctgagactgggaaatttataaaggaaagaggtttaattgactcagttccacatggctggtggcTTCCCCCATGATTCCCCTGTTCTcttccttgacacgtggggattatggggattataattcaagatgagatttgggtggggacacaaagcctaaccagatcaggtggtaatgctcactcgccAGCGGCTTACCTCCTGCTATATGGCCCACTTCCTAATGTACTAATCCGTGGCCATGGTACCAATCCATGGTCTGGGGTTGGGGACCCCAGCTGTAGATGatttttgcctgttcttgaaatTTATACACATACGTGTTTTTGTGAGGCGTCTGGTTtcttttactgttctttttctagctttttgagaTGAAAGCTTAGATCATGACTCATCTTCAATCTTCTTTGTCTAATagtatttaaaactataaatctttTAAGTGTTAGCTGCATTCTGCAAATGTTTGTCACATATTATCATTCATTACAAAATAGCTTTACATTgtgacatttttgtatttttatgcctaatttctttctccattgcattGTGTTCAGAATGTTCTTTATAGCAGTCCTTAGACATTTGCTGATACTTTTACATATCGCAGACAATAGCTGCAATTGAAATCATCACTTGATTAGCTGATAATAGTCATTCTCCAAGATTTAGCAAATTTCTGTGCAGGCTAAACAGATATAATAGCAGCCTCTATCCTCAaactttcagctttttttttttttgagacagggtctccctttgttgtccaaactggagtgcagtggctattcacggGCATGATTAGAGcatactgcagtcttgaactccggagctcaagctattctcccacctcagtttaccgaatagctggaaccacaggcccaccacaccacaccacacccagctaatctttccGGATTTTTGATGATGACCTCTCCAATTTTCCTGGAGATGTAGCATTGTTGTGGTTTACTATCCTGGCTTCTACTTGGCCCTTGTAATGGTCAGGGAAGCTAAGTGGAAATTCTGTCAATAGTCAAGTATGTCTATCTCAAATATACACGTGGGAACAAAAAATAAGCACAGGGTAGGTCCAGGGACTTACTGAGCTGCCTGAAAAATGACAAGCTGGGGTTCAAATTCCATTTATGACCTGACCTAAAAGGAAGCCAATTGTCAAAGAAATGTAGAGTCACAGCGACATCAGAGTATCAATGATGAATTTGGAGCTGACAGCACAGTCACAGACTTAAGTCTCATAGTTCACCAATTCTCTTGttgtttaatatgtatttaaCCCATCCATTgactttttaatttcaatttttctttataactatatatttcggACAATTCTCAATTATCTGCCcaatttttactttactttaaatgttaatagagacaggatcttactatgttgcccaggctggagtgcagtggctagttACAAGTACCCATAAcagcacactacagccttgaatttctggcctcaagtaatcctcctgcttcagcctcccaaatagctaggattataggcacatgccacagcacccagctgccCAATTTTTATACAACACCTTGCCATTTTAccatttttgttacttttactTCATTACACATATTAAACAGTCATTTCAAATTCTATATCTGATAACCCTGGATCTGCCATCTCTGTAGAGTTTATTTTACAATTTGTTTCTGGCATCTTTTTTGGCAGAATAGGTTTGTTTCTTGGCTCCATCTCTGAAGACCAGACTTCCACTTCCATCTCCCAATCAGAATCATGTATCATGATAAGCTCTAACTGCAGGCTTGTAAGCCTCCATAGTTGAGGAAGATGAGAGTTCTGGGGATGACTGTTCAAAGAGTACCAGCATGCAACAGAGAAAGGCAAACGAGTTCTAAGTTGCTGCTTATGGGGTTGGTGGCAAAAGACAAGAAGGTTACAGAACTCTGTTTTGGGGCAGGAGTTATGCAAGGGAACCCAGACCTATCTATACTCTTCTGGCTCTTCTATCTCCAAAATGTAACAGGAacccttactctcaggaagtggacttTAGTAGTGATGCCCTGTGATTGCTCTCCAAATAAACCTCAGTCACTGTGTTGCAGGCATAAAACACAGGGGATCCTGAAGGCAAGGCCCTTTGTTGTAGAACTACAGCTGCCACCTATATCTTGCTCTTCAGGCAACTTCACACACTTAGAGTAGCAATCAGCCAAcaaattcaaaatacataaagtaagATTCAAGCTGACACAGGGGAAGAAAAAATATCACTTAGTCAAAATTTATTTCAAGGCCTGAAAACATTCAGACTAATCAAAATGGTACTACTGTAACttcttataatacataatataaaagtttttgaaaaatatagacaCAATTAACCCCTAAACAACACACTATCTGATTCTCAAAAGCAATGGCTATTTAACAAGATGTAAAAGGACAGTAACATATCAAAGAACTTTCACACACCTAAAGATAGCATTTAGCAGCAAGCTAGtcagacaaaacaaacacaaatattttcacatttcctatgtttgtttttaactttactTCATAAAGCCACTGATAATTGAGGCTTCTTTCAAGTATaagatttctaaaattaaaaactgtttttgacatatttttataaagaaataaaaagcaaaacacaatcCAACTATTTATATGAGTCCCTCTTCTCCAACAGCTTTAGATGTTTTTCTGAGTACtttttacacaaaatatttttattaaaatcagtTCTAATTCATTTATGCAGATTAGGGGAAAATGATtcataataaattaactttaaaattacCTTCTATCTGCTTCTACCTCTATTCCCCCATCACCACCAAATCTGTTGCTACAGTGAACTGTAGCAATGTACTGTTTGAGGGGGCCCAAAGCATCTGTAATCTTAATTTCCCACATATTAGTTAGTAGGAGGAAAAATCCACAGTATGAAGGCTATTTAACTAAAACTTTATGCTTTTCCCTCAAGCTGTAAGTACTCTTTAGCATTAAATTACATCGTGCATATACAACTACACCCATTTAGATTTGCCTTGGAATATAATTTCAAGgccttaaatattaaaaataattttataactatTTCATAGTTTAATTGGCTCTTAAATAGTTTTGCTAGGGAGGAAACATTTTGTGTTCTTTAAGAAATTGATATGTGTAAATGTGTTCACTTAAATCTTGAGAAAACCTAAGGATGAagtctgttgttttgtttttcctaaaaaaggaaaaaagaaccaaagaaaaatgTTGAAGAACAAGAATATTTaccattaaaaagaagaaacattatcCAACAAAAAGGAGACATATAGATTTGAAAACACTTATTTTACTgtcttcaacaacaacaacaaacagataGGCAGGGGAAGTCCAGAGGACTCAGAATTGAAGCAGCTCTATACAATAATGAAGGTGGTACAATGATGTGACTGCAAAGAAAATGACTAAAACAAAACTTTACAAACATCTTCATGTTTGTAATGTATTAatgcacaaaatatcaaaaatagaaaGTCTGAGTTTCTTCCCCGCAGGTTTATGATAAACTATCAACCTTCTATTtaatgcatttccttttttttttatttacagagatggagtctcgctatgttgcccagactggtcttgaactcatgagctcaagcaatcctcccacctcggcctcccaaagtgctgggattaccggtgtgagccactgcacttggccttaaTGCATTTACTTTTATAAGCCTTCTCTGTTTAGAAGTACACACTATACAAGTACATACATGCTGGCATTTTACCATGAAAATTTTAGTTTTCATCTCAAACTAGTGACTTGCCTTTTTACCCATACTTATACACATGTAATACCTTTCTAGTGGTACATTTtaatcaatatatatattttaaatcttatttttaactCAATCTTTTTAGTGCTATGATATGATGGGCTTAATTTAATAGTTGAAGCATATGATAACAACATTGTACTGTTTAAACTAATTCACAACTGTAGTAAAGTGtttcattttcagtatataaCCAAGATGATGCTGAACAGTAATAAACACAGAAACACTAGAAaacagtgaatgaataaataatacaatttttcatCAGTGGCCattcattattttgcttttagaaacctggaagaaattgtcttctttgattttcaaatgttctgGTAACTCTAGTCGTTTCTTAGCTTCTTCAATATCACCTTGAATTGCTGAAATAAGTGACTCTGCAGAGAGAATATACCaggtaaaaatgatgaaaaaccaTTAACATACTTTTTACTACTACTCTGTTTAGCCAATCCTAAAAACTCACAGGCTGGCAGTATCTCTGCACAGGGTAGAtacccaataaatgtttgttccaTCACTCCTTCCAGGCCTAAGTCAATGGTACACAAAAGATATGTCcctaggccaggggcagtggctcatgcctgtaatcccagcactttgggaagctgaggcgggcagatcacctgaagtctggagttcgagaccagcctggccagcatggtgaaacctgactctactaaaactacaaaaattagcggggtgtgatggcgggtgcctgtaatcccagctactcaggaggctgaggcaggagaatcgcttgaacctgggaggtggaggttgcagtgagagggggcgtcactgcactccagcctgggtaacaaagagcaaaactctgtctcaaacaaacaaacaaacaaaggtaTGTCCCTAATCTTATATTTTAAGAGAAAGGCATAGGCATAAATGTACACTGCAAATATCAAATGGAGGAAAAAAGCATTCACTATTATTTTTGGTTGGTATTTACACTTGTAAAAGAAACTTTATAACAGAGTTAAAACTATCACACTACACTAATACATACCTGGTAACATGTTTCAAATGTTCTCTGATTTACTATATCTCAAACTTCACACATTTTGAAAGATTTCATTAACTTCATACTGCTGGAGAGAAGCAGCCAGCCTGCTAGGTTCAAAGCTAGACTCCATTATTTACTATGTGACTTTGAGaatgttacttaatctctctgtgccatttcctcatctgagaaATAGGCAAAATAATCCCTCACAGGTGAAAGAAGATAAATTCACATAAAGCACTTAAAACGGTGCCTGGCATATATTAAATGCTCAAATATTATCTGTCCTGCCATCATTATTACTGGTAGTAGTGGTAGAGTTACCTGTGGTAGCAGTAGTAATATTTAAGAAGATCAAAATAAGAACTTACCTAAAGAATCAAAGTTCTTTTCTGGTCTCAGGTAGCCAACAATGGCCACATTGAGGATTTCCCCATAGAAGTCCTCTTTGAAGGTATGCATGATATGTGTTTCCTATAGTCAAGAAATGTTACAAAGAGTGCTATCAGACTACAGTGTACTGAAATCTGAaatatatcttcatgtttatggTGAGTTAATTTAAATGAAACAATCAACACTCCTTAAACTTTTAAAGATTCAGGTTAAAATCTAAGTGCAGTTTTTCCTAAATTTTCCCAGCACTCCTGTTTGGATCTTGTAAACATAACTGAGTGAGGTGGCAGTGTCTGGCATGATTTGCTGTTACttaaaaacgaacaaacaaacaataacaaaaaaactgaCACGTATCCAAGGAAGTAAGTATCTTATCAAGGTGAGAAAACAGGACACCAAAGAGGGAATGAGCAAAGTATTAAAAGATGTTACTACTAAACAACTAGTTGTTAAGGTCAGTCAGCATTTGCACACCTCTGACACACAACATGTATGGAAACTTCAGAGTTTGGCAGAGCTGAGGACTGAAGGGGCAGGAGAGCCATGCAGCTTCCTGATCAGGGAGTAAAGTGGCAAAAGGGTACACAGCACGTTAAAGCAAAATGCCGCATGACGTAGAAAGTGCCTCAGAATCTAGTTCAGCTAAATCATCTGGGCAGTACCGTGGTTAAGAGCACTGACTTAGAGTCAAAAGTCTGGGTTCCCACACTTGGTTAACTGTATAACTAGCTTCCGCGGGGCTCAGTTTTCTCGTCTGTAATGGGTGGGGGGCGGCTTGAGTTAGAAGATACATAAAGTGCCCCATGACTTTGGGGCTATGAAccaatatattctttcttttcagtaaacatttgagtaataaaaaagaaactaagatATGTAAGACTGGTTGGgtgcagtagttcatgcctgtaatcccagcactttgggaggcggagccaggaggatcacttgaggtcaagagttcaagaccagcttggccaacatggtggaacccggtactctactaaaaacacaaaaattagctgggcatggtggcgcatgcctatagtcccagctactcaggaggctgaggcaggagaattgctcaaacccaggaggtggaggttgcagtgagccaagatcacaccactgcactccagcactctagccttggtgacagagcgaagactccatctcaaaaaaaaatttaaaaataattttaaaaaatatgtaagaccCTGACACTGACAATTACAAGACATTATTGAGAGAAATGGCAAACTTCCCAAAGTAATCTACGAATTCAATGCTGCCCCAATCAAAATCCTAGCAGGTTTTTTAAAATAGGAGAAACTGACaagtgattctaaaatttacatggaaaaacCAAAATTATTCATGAAAATCTTGAGAACAAAACTAGAGGGCTTATACAACTAGGTATCAAGACCTATGATAAGACAAGCAAACCAAGTATGTATGTGAATTTTTGGACTCACACACATATAAGGTCACTTGATTTATGTCCCAGGTGACACTACAGCACTGTTGTGAAAGCATGGTATTTTCAATGAATAGTCTGGGTCAATTCTAcatccatatggaaaaaaatattaatttaaatccTATCAGATACCGTACTAAAAAAGTCAATTTGAAGATATGTCAGTCaattaaacttttagaaaaaaaccaCAGACAAGTATCTTCATGACTTTGGAGTAGTCAAAGATTTCTGAAACAGATTATATAAAGCACTAACTATAAAAAAAATATTGAACTGGattgtattaaaattaagaacctctgggctgggtgccatgcccatgcctgtaatcctggcactttgggaggctgaggcaggaggactgcttgagcccaaaagtttgagaccagtctgggtaacatgctgaaatctcatctctataaaaaaatttaaaaatagccaagcatggtggcacatgcctgtggtcctagctactcgggaggctgtgatgggaggatcacttcagcccagaaagttgaggctgcagtgagctgagattgcaccactgcactgcagcctgggtgacagagcaagaccctatctgaaaatacaaaacaaaacaaaactctgttCTTCAACACAccattgaggaaaaaaaaaaaaaccacacacacacacacaatgaaagaAATTTGTAATACAACAATACACAGTTCCAACAAAGGAAGTGGATCTAGATGTGTTACTAAGAACTTATTTAAGGTCAGTAAGataacgcttttttttttttttaaagggcaaaGGTCTGGCACAGGCACTTCACAGATGTGTGTTACTGGCAAAGGCAAGCAAAAGTTCAATTTTCCACTGGTAAGATATGCCTATGTTTCAAATTCAATTTTTCCTAACACTCAAAAGGCATTCCTTAACTGGCTGTATAGTAACATTTTTGTTATCTAAGTAGCTAAAGACAAATTAGTTATGGGCTATTGTCCCctccccttcttttccttcctcattCAACAGAATGGTATTTTGTGATCTTTCGATTgttttgtctccaaaaaataattttcaaatcattaatactgaaaaataactgaaatactgAGCAAAATGTTAAGTACTTCTGCGTCATTACTATTGCTTACGCCAGCATTTAGCTCTGTAGTTTTCCAGCAGTGACACACTTCACTTCTATTAACTCCACACAGAACAAAATTTAGCTTAACTGTAATTTGTTTTTGCCACACATTTGAGCTGACAAAAGATTCAGCCAAATCTAACAGATAAAACACTGAAGTTGTGGGGTCCTGTAAAGAGTAGGGCAGAAAAGTATACCCTCAGGtggtttaaaaaggaaagagaaaagcacCAATGTGGGACTGTATCAATAAGCACCATCCTCCATCCACCATCCATGTAGTAAACTGTTTTATCTTAAGAGGGTGACCAAGCAATTGATGCATGAAGTAAATGGTGAATGAAGTGCATTAATTGTGGCAAGCTCAATTTTATGAAACAggcttttaaatcatttttatctttgGTCAAGTGAGTCTTTCACAGACAGCAATTATCAAAGTCAGTATTATAATTTTGGTTTGTAACTCCACTCtttattttctacataatttaaaaaataaatgcataaaaaaaCCAATTATTAATCTTTGTTATTGGGTACCACAATGTATAAGGATGTAATCTGAGCCAGATGCagacagtggcatgcacctatagtcccagctctctggaggctggaggaggattacttgagcccatgagtttgaagCTACAGTGTGCTACAACCTGGCTTGTGAACagctactgcacttcagtctgggcaacatagtgagaccccatctttaaaaaaaaaaaaaagatgcaatttCTGAGTTCTGTATGCTATTGAAATTAAGTTGGTATAAACTCAAATTAAACTTTTAGAATTTCAGGATGTTAAATATAAaccccatggtaaccacaaagacaGTATCTATAGAAATACACAGAAAGCAATGAGAAAGGAATTAAAATGtcactacaaaacaaaacaaaacaaaacaaaaagcacactACCACAAAAGGCAGTAATAGAGGAAATGAGGGACATAAAAGTTATAAggcatataaaaaacaaatagcaaaacagTAGATGTCCCTCCTTATcagaaattactttaaatgtaaatgaattaaaccctccaattaaaagacagattgcCCAAAATTCCAGTATTTGAACTACGTTGTGATTACCACTGATAAGCTATTTCTGTAACGAATACTGTAATATATTATTCTAAGTCATCATACCATTTTCAGTTACAGAGCAAAATATAATGCTTACCATAGACTTCTTCGTATTCTTGTAATATGGGTTCCATCCTATGCTCACCACCATCTTATGGACAtctccacttccaacactggCCCAACCATAGTAAATACCAGTGGATATATCAGCTGGAAGATTATCTACCACTTGCTCAGGAAAATTAGCTAAACAacggaagaaaatattttgagtctTACAAATTTCGTATTAAATGCCTgtagccgagtgcagtggctcatgtctgtaattctaggactttgagaggccaaggcaggaggctcatGTTGAGCTCTGGGGTTTGAGACCGGCccgggtaacatagtgagatcttacctctattaaaaaattagctggggatggtggcctgcacctataGTCTAAGctaccagagaggctgaggcaggagggtcagttGAGCCCagcagatggaggctgcagtaagctatgatcgcactaccactgcactccagcctgagtggcagagccagactctgtctcaaaataataataagaaacaaacatttgTAAAAATCACATGCAAGGCTAATGTAAATCATTACATTCACAAGACTCCTACAACTTTGCCTATAAGTATCAATCCCATCCTTCCATTTTCCGGCTCAGATTTCCCTCTCCTATTCATGTGAATAGGTTATGAATAAAGTACCAGGTAAGTATATAAAGCTCTCCAAAAAAATCCATACTCTTTGAGTAGGAGGCAAAAAACAAGTATCAGAGTAGATGGATTTTTTCAGATCTGTTCTTTCCTAACCAGGTACTGAATCACctgaaaagtttctttttttttttttttgagacggtgtctcactctgtcgcccaggctggagggcagtggcacgatctcgcctcactgcagcctccgtctcctgggttcaagcgattctcctgcctcaggctcccgagtagctgggatgacaggcacgcgccaccatgcccggctaatttttgtatttttagcagagacggggttttaccatgttggccagccaggctgatctcgaactcctgagctcagatgacccgcccgcctcggcctcccaaagtgctgggattacaggcgtgagccaccacgcccggccaaagcttcttatttttgaaatacacaaGCTCAAGGCTGACTTAACAAGTCAAGACGCAGCCCTGGCATGTATTTCTAAGGATGAATTACAGTCAGGTCTCGATTATTGAAATTAATGTAGACAGACCAAGAAGGTTAGCTGACTCTCATTCAACTACCTATGTTATCATTTGGACATTacataattacaaattaaaaacaaaaccaccttAGACCCGGCTTGCGAGTTCAGCCGTTCTGGCCCACGTTACGTCTCTAACGGGCAAGACAAGCGCAATGCTTGACCAACTGTACCTTGGCTGGCCAAGGAGGCGTGAACGGGGGAATCCTGCGATTCATCTCGGGCTTCCGGCCCTCACCACCCCTCAACCCCGTCCCCGCGGAGCTCGGAGCCAGAAGCAGGGACCAGCTCCCTCAACCGAGCCAACGGTCCTCCGCCACAGACAAGGGGATGCGGGAGGAGGAAGGGTGTGCTCTCTGCCCGCGGTCCGGAGGCCCCACGACCCGGTCCCAAGTCCCCGGCTGCCGTCTCTCCCCGCTCCCCACGTGACCCGGCCCGGGAGACTCTGGCCGCCCTGCTCTCACCTGTGGGGATGCCCAGCTGCTTGGAGCCGCGGCCGAAGCCCCGCACCACTTGGCCCCGGCAGAAGTAAGGCAGGTGCCTCATAATGCAGTCCGCTCGGGGCATGGGCTGCGGCCCGGTCTGCGCGTCCTGCGGAGCCGCCGTCG
This genomic window from Pan paniscus chromosome 11, NHGRI_mPanPan1-v2.0_pri, whole genome shotgun sequence contains:
- the RFK gene encoding riboflavin kinase; this encodes MPRADCIMRHLPYFCRGQVVRGFGRGSKQLGIPTANFPEQVVDNLPADISTGIYYGWASVGSGDVHKMVVSIGWNPYYKNTKKSMETHIMHTFKEDFYGEILNVAIVGYLRPEKNFDSLESLISAIQGDIEEAKKRLELPEHLKIKEDNFFQVSKSKIMNGH